Proteins encoded within one genomic window of Peptococcaceae bacterium 1198_IL3148:
- a CDS encoding ATP-binding protein produces the protein MSLGIKGRTIGSYALLLLIFIALILLHDEGLVSAKLAIFLAFIGIEFVSYFVLVRLISPLQELITATYDLAGGILEKEIMINANNEIDELAASINVIAQQLRYRLNKMNDERSRVNAILDSMGEGVIALDADGRIIMVNPMLIKYFKISEDDFVGKRTIEVIRSYELDQLLRQVLITRQPLSAETKILITSPKIYRVFATPLISATGKQQGVVALIADVTERRQLEKMRTDFVANVSHELKTPLTSIKGFLETLLDGALEDPKTAEHFLKIAKTETDRMTRLVEDLLKLSKLENRKTVLDQQQLNMAEVVSQVMQIFSSRADEKNIELTAKIQRDLPPVLGEKDLLIQVLINLVDNAIKYIPVGETVNITLELDKSKQKMLVTVADSGPGIPAESLPRLFERFYRVDKARSRDAGGTGLGLSIAKHVVELHGGEIWVDSSSQGTIFTFTLPLT, from the coding sequence TTGAGTTTGGGCATTAAAGGGCGTACTATTGGCAGTTATGCTTTACTGCTGTTGATATTTATTGCGCTGATACTGTTACATGACGAAGGGCTTGTCTCTGCCAAACTGGCAATTTTTTTAGCCTTTATTGGTATAGAATTTGTTAGCTACTTTGTTTTGGTACGCTTAATAAGCCCGTTACAGGAATTAATCACTGCCACCTATGACCTGGCAGGGGGTATTTTAGAAAAAGAAATCATGATTAACGCCAACAACGAGATTGACGAATTGGCCGCCAGTATCAATGTCATTGCTCAACAATTGCGCTATCGCCTCAATAAAATGAATGATGAGCGCAGTCGGGTTAATGCCATACTGGACAGTATGGGTGAAGGAGTGATTGCCCTTGATGCCGATGGCCGGATCATCATGGTCAACCCCATGTTGATTAAGTATTTTAAAATTAGTGAAGATGATTTTGTTGGCAAGCGGACAATTGAAGTGATTCGCAGTTATGAGTTGGATCAACTGTTGCGGCAAGTTTTAATAACTAGACAACCGTTGAGCGCTGAAACAAAAATTTTAATTACCAGTCCTAAAATATACCGAGTTTTTGCCACCCCATTAATCAGTGCCACCGGCAAACAACAGGGGGTGGTGGCGCTGATAGCCGATGTAACGGAGCGCCGTCAATTGGAAAAAATGCGCACTGACTTTGTGGCTAACGTCTCCCACGAATTAAAAACGCCGCTGACATCCATTAAAGGTTTTCTGGAAACTTTATTGGACGGAGCCCTTGAAGACCCAAAAACAGCGGAACACTTTCTTAAAATAGCGAAAACAGAAACCGATCGCATGACCAGGTTAGTGGAAGATTTATTAAAATTGTCCAAGTTAGAAAATAGAAAAACAGTATTGGATCAGCAACAACTGAACATGGCCGAAGTGGTGTCCCAGGTAATGCAAATATTTAGTTCCCGGGCTGATGAAAAAAATATTGAATTGACTGCAAAAATTCAACGGGATTTACCACCGGTTCTAGGTGAAAAGGATTTACTGATTCAAGTGTTGATAAACCTGGTGGACAATGCCATTAAGTACATACCCGTTGGCGAAACAGTAAACATTACATTGGAGCTGGATAAAAGCAAGCAAAAAATGTTGGTTACTGTGGCTGACAGCGGACCGGGCATACCGGCAGAAAGTTTACCCAGGCTGTTTGAGCGCTTTTATCGAGTGGATAAGGCCCGTTCCCGGGATGCCGGTGGCACCGGCTTAGGTTTATCCATTGCTAAGCATGTGGTGGAGTTACACGGTGGCGAAATTTGGGTGGACAGCTCATCCCAAGGAACGATATTCACCTTTACGCTGCCTTTAACATAA
- the pstB gene encoding phosphate ABC transporter ATP-binding protein PstB, which produces MSDTKITVQNLNLFYKDFQALKDININVNANHVTALIGPSGCGKSTFLRTLNRMNDLYEGVRVEGTVLLDGEDIYQPNVDVVNLRKRIGMVFQKPNPFPMSVYDNIAYGPRIHGIKNKQQLDHIVEKSLRGAALWDEVEERLYKSALGLSGGQQQRLCIARLLAVEPEVLLMDEPTSALDPVSTLKIEELIRNLRNQYTIIIVTHNMQQAARVSDTTAFFLNGDLIESGDTDTMFTMPRDKRTEDYITGRFG; this is translated from the coding sequence TTGAGTGACACCAAAATTACCGTGCAAAATCTTAACCTTTTTTATAAAGACTTTCAAGCGCTGAAAGATATAAATATTAATGTTAATGCAAACCATGTGACTGCCCTGATTGGACCTTCCGGTTGTGGAAAATCAACCTTTTTACGCACCTTAAACCGAATGAACGATTTGTATGAAGGGGTACGGGTTGAGGGTACCGTGCTATTGGATGGGGAGGATATTTACCAACCCAATGTTGACGTGGTTAATTTGCGCAAGCGAATTGGCATGGTTTTTCAAAAGCCTAACCCTTTTCCGATGTCTGTTTACGACAATATTGCCTACGGTCCGCGAATCCATGGCATCAAAAATAAACAGCAACTTGATCACATCGTGGAAAAAAGTTTGCGTGGGGCAGCCCTTTGGGATGAAGTGGAAGAACGGTTGTATAAATCGGCGCTGGGCCTGTCCGGTGGTCAGCAACAGCGCTTGTGTATCGCTAGGTTATTGGCGGTGGAACCAGAGGTTTTGTTAATGGATGAACCAACTTCGGCCCTGGATCCAGTATCAACCCTAAAAATTGAAGAACTAATTCGGAATTTGCGCAATCAATATACAATTATTATTGTCACCCACAACATGCAGCAGGCAGCCAGAGTTTCTGATACCACTGCTTTCTTTTTAAATGGTGATTTGATTGAATCAGGGGATACCGACACAATGTTTACCATGCCACGGGATAAACGGACGGAGGATTACATTACCGGTAGATTTGGCTAG
- the phoU gene encoding phosphate signaling complex protein PhoU produces MSVRAGFDKSLHELQQEILRMASLVEESIYKSIQSLSNQDVVLASQVIEGDDVIDALRDQIENKIITLIATQQPMAKDLRVMVTGIKILMSLERMADHSVDIARVTLCLAEKKLIKPLINLQKMAAIAQEMTKEGLDAYVNGDAVKARMMCDRDDDVDDLYHEVLRELLAYMERDPNVIGQAVYLILVNRFLERIADHATNIGELVIYLITGEKEELN; encoded by the coding sequence ATGTCAGTGAGGGCAGGTTTTGATAAATCGTTGCATGAACTGCAACAAGAGATTTTGCGTATGGCCAGTTTGGTGGAAGAATCTATATATAAATCTATTCAGTCTTTAAGTAATCAAGATGTGGTATTAGCCAGTCAGGTTATTGAAGGTGACGATGTTATTGATGCTTTAAGGGACCAAATTGAGAATAAAATTATTACTTTAATTGCCACCCAACAGCCGATGGCCAAGGATCTGCGGGTGATGGTCACCGGTATTAAAATTTTGATGAGTTTGGAACGGATGGCCGATCATTCGGTGGATATAGCCAGAGTGACCTTGTGTTTAGCGGAGAAAAAACTAATTAAACCATTGATTAATCTGCAGAAAATGGCTGCCATAGCCCAAGAAATGACCAAAGAGGGCTTGGACGCCTATGTAAATGGCGATGCCGTGAAAGCCAGAATGATGTGTGATCGAGATGATGATGTGGATGATCTGTACCATGAAGTACTGAGAGAACTGTTGGCATACATGGAAAGGGACCCCAATGTCATCGGTCAAGCGGTCTATTTAATACTAGTTAACCGATTTTTAGAGCGAATTGCAGACCATGCCACCAACATCGGTGAGCTGGTGATCTACTTAATCACTGGCGAAAAGGAAGAACTAAACTGA
- a CDS encoding HlyD family efflux transporter periplasmic adaptor subunit: MRKVKGLKIKRLTFSAVMIFSLLMLIAYETAGLVRPLIFHWLINVETMETETATETVPVDGLLIKEEYLFRAPIKGNIVFSVKDGQRVAKATKIAEIKALSLDAPSGAAIQSIMAPKAGSLCTHIDGLEEVLSPATVDVLDLSQIGTIRKEISAIDGAKNQVESGQVVAKLVDNLQPILICMEMNADAVKAEYLTEGNNIRVKHKDDLFTAKVIKRETLQQKQSVLLSANSYPEEIIHLRSTEFELIKDQLSGILVPESALVYRDDQPGIYIIYEKSVAWVAIEIAGELQNKILVNGDRLKTGTRYITTPEVMLEGDHVSN; encoded by the coding sequence TTGCGTAAGGTCAAAGGGTTAAAAATAAAAAGGCTGACATTTAGTGCGGTGATGATATTTTCGCTACTGATGTTAATAGCTTATGAGACAGCAGGATTAGTACGACCATTAATATTTCATTGGTTAATAAATGTAGAAACAATGGAAACTGAAACAGCCACCGAAACGGTGCCGGTTGATGGGCTGCTGATTAAAGAAGAGTATCTATTCCGAGCACCCATTAAAGGTAACATAGTATTTAGCGTTAAAGATGGCCAACGGGTGGCCAAGGCCACTAAGATAGCAGAGATAAAAGCATTGAGCTTGGATGCTCCGTCGGGAGCAGCTATTCAATCAATAATGGCTCCCAAAGCTGGTAGCTTATGTACCCACATAGATGGATTGGAGGAGGTTTTGTCCCCGGCAACCGTTGATGTATTGGATTTATCACAAATTGGTACCATAAGGAAAGAAATATCAGCAATTGACGGTGCAAAAAATCAGGTGGAAAGTGGACAGGTTGTGGCCAAATTGGTTGACAATTTGCAACCAATATTGATTTGTATGGAAATGAATGCCGATGCGGTGAAGGCAGAATACTTAACTGAGGGTAACAATATCAGGGTTAAACATAAGGATGACCTATTCACTGCGAAGGTTATTAAAAGAGAAACATTACAGCAAAAGCAATCGGTGTTACTGTCGGCTAACAGTTATCCAGAGGAAATTATCCATCTGCGCAGTACTGAATTTGAACTAATTAAAGATCAATTAAGTGGTATCCTGGTGCCAGAGAGTGCGTTGGTTTATCGTGATGATCAGCCTGGTATATACATCATTTATGAAAAAAGTGTAGCCTGGGTAGCAATAGAAATTGCAGGGGAGTTGCAAAATAAAATTTTGGTAAACGGTGACCGATTAAAAACAGGTACTCGTTACATCACTACCCCAGAGGTTATGTTGGAAGGAGACCACGTATCTAACTAA
- a CDS encoding YggS family pyridoxal phosphate-dependent enzyme: MVSNYKIVQQKIREAALRSGRDPERIKLIAVTKTVPVEEITKVIKAGASNLGENRVQELVNKQVLLSDVHWHLIGHLQTNKVNKIIGKTVLIHSLDRWSLAETLQQAAEKRDITVNVLVQVNVSGEQSKYGLAPQQVEDFIGDVSELSRLNIMGLMTMAPFVSNPEETRPVFRELYNMQQKLQIKWPNLKHLSMGMTNDYQIAVEEGADIVRVGSAIFKHQLLEG, from the coding sequence GTGGTATCTAATTACAAAATAGTACAGCAAAAAATTAGAGAGGCCGCCCTAAGAAGTGGCAGAGATCCGGAGAGGATTAAGCTGATAGCAGTGACTAAAACTGTGCCGGTTGAGGAAATAACCAAGGTGATTAAAGCCGGAGCAAGTAACCTGGGGGAAAACCGGGTGCAAGAATTAGTTAATAAGCAAGTATTATTGTCAGATGTCCATTGGCATTTAATTGGTCATTTGCAGACCAACAAAGTTAACAAAATTATTGGTAAAACGGTATTAATTCATTCCCTTGATCGCTGGTCGTTGGCAGAGACATTGCAGCAAGCGGCAGAAAAAAGGGATATCACTGTTAATGTTTTGGTGCAGGTGAATGTTTCCGGTGAGCAATCAAAATATGGCTTGGCACCACAGCAAGTGGAGGATTTCATTGGCGATGTTTCTGAGTTGTCCCGTTTAAACATCATGGGTTTAATGACCATGGCGCCCTTTGTCAGCAATCCTGAAGAAACGCGACCGGTATTTAGAGAATTATATAATATGCAACAAAAACTTCAGATTAAGTGGCCAAATTTAAAGCATTTGTCCATGGGTATGACCAATGACTATCAAATAGCAGTGGAAGAAGGAGCTGATATAGTAAGGGTTGGTTCGGCTATTTTTAAGCATCAATTATTGGAGGGGTAA
- a CDS encoding cell division protein SepF, with amino-acid sequence MDKMMGFMGLDEEGYEDEKLEQDTALEEPKELGRRKGGTVVSLHTQRQVQVVLAEPSSYDEVQNIADNLKNRRSVIVNLEKTDPELSRRVIDFMSGTTYALNGNMQKVGQGIFLFAPNNVDITNELKEQAKEKSIFSIFNS; translated from the coding sequence ATGGATAAAATGATGGGTTTTATGGGATTGGATGAAGAAGGATATGAAGACGAAAAATTAGAGCAGGATACAGCTTTAGAGGAGCCAAAAGAATTAGGAAGGCGCAAAGGTGGAACAGTGGTCAGCTTGCATACCCAAAGGCAAGTTCAGGTTGTACTGGCAGAACCATCTTCCTATGATGAGGTACAAAATATTGCCGATAACTTAAAAAATCGTCGTTCGGTGATTGTTAACCTAGAAAAAACTGATCCAGAACTTTCAAGACGGGTGATTGACTTTATGAGTGGTACCACTTACGCTCTAAATGGCAACATGCAAAAGGTTGGCCAAGGTATATTCTTGTTTGCACCAAATAATGTAGATATAACTAATGAATTAAAGGAGCAAGCAAAGGAAAAGAGTATCTTTTCAATTTTTAATTCATAG